A genomic stretch from Thermomonospora umbrina includes:
- a CDS encoding glutamate ligase domain-containing protein gives MNTLLQRLRTLPGGPHVVTYGTGHADVQIVDVQETESYSRALVRFPELGEMVVRVPVPGRHMLLNGIAALTARSVVLDHDLGEAIAALRAFRGVHRRLTRRPLGDVTVIDSFAHHPREVGADLKAARLSTTPSGRVLVCFEPTGHLRLHEFISDLADALVDHTAQVIVLPTHSHHGQPVEASDGSHLADVITALGGWGRHTDDPETAARHLADAARPGDVLVTMGCGDVNRVGDHLTRFLDDRIPSA, from the coding sequence GTGAACACGCTGCTGCAACGGCTGCGGACGCTTCCCGGCGGCCCCCACGTGGTCACTTACGGCACCGGGCACGCCGACGTGCAGATCGTGGACGTGCAGGAGACGGAGTCCTACTCGCGGGCGCTGGTGCGCTTCCCCGAGCTGGGCGAGATGGTGGTGCGAGTGCCGGTCCCCGGCCGCCACATGCTCCTCAACGGCATCGCCGCACTCACGGCGCGCAGCGTCGTGCTGGACCACGACCTCGGTGAGGCCATCGCCGCCCTGCGCGCCTTCCGCGGAGTCCACCGCCGCCTGACCCGCCGCCCGCTCGGGGACGTCACGGTGATCGACAGCTTCGCCCACCACCCCCGCGAAGTGGGAGCCGACCTGAAGGCCGCCCGCCTGTCGACCACGCCGAGCGGGCGGGTACTGGTGTGCTTCGAGCCGACCGGGCACCTGCGCCTGCACGAGTTCATCAGCGACCTCGCCGACGCCCTCGTCGACCACACCGCCCAGGTGATCGTCCTACCGACGCACAGCCACCACGGGCAGCCGGTCGAAGCGAGCGACGGCTCCCACCTCGCCGACGTGATCACCGCGCTGGGCGGATGGGGACGCCACACCGACGACCCCGAGACCGCCGCCCGCCATCTGGCCGACGCAGCCCGGCCGGGCGATGTGCTGGTGACCATGGGGTGCGGCGACGTGAACCGGGTCGGGGACCACCTCACCCGGTTCTTGGACGACCGCATCCCGTCCGCCTGA
- the soxR gene encoding redox-sensitive transcriptional activator SoxR, whose product MNVPAELSVGELSARSGVSVSALHFYERQGLIVSRRTEGNQRRYRRDTLRRVALIRIAQRVGIPLAEVGTALAELPESRNPTRQDWERMSMRWRARLDARIRQLEQLRDRFTDCVGCGCLSIDRCLLANPDDALGRLGSGPRRLLEGIGEADADLTEP is encoded by the coding sequence ATGAACGTGCCGGCGGAACTGAGCGTCGGGGAGCTTTCCGCGCGCAGCGGCGTATCGGTGTCGGCCCTGCATTTCTACGAACGACAGGGGCTCATCGTCAGTCGCCGGACGGAGGGAAATCAGCGCCGTTACCGCCGGGACACGCTGCGCCGGGTCGCCCTGATCCGCATCGCCCAGCGGGTCGGGATCCCGCTGGCCGAGGTCGGCACCGCCCTCGCCGAGCTGCCGGAGTCCCGCAACCCCACCCGACAGGACTGGGAGCGCATGTCGATGCGCTGGCGCGCCCGCCTGGACGCGCGCATCCGCCAGTTGGAGCAATTGCGCGACCGGTTCACCGACTGCGTCGGCTGCGGCTGCCTGTCGATCGACCGCTGCCTGCTGGCGAACCCGGACGACGCACTCGGCAGGCTCGGCTCGGGCCCCCGCCGGCTCCTGGAGGGGATCGGCGAGGCCGACGCCGACCTCACCGAGCCCTGA
- a CDS encoding GNAT family N-acetyltransferase, with protein MTSDPDTIKLTHHSSSATRPMLDTLCLVYADAYEVEPTQEKTGAFRARTERGLERAGFELVMAAVGEELVGFAFGYPIPEGNTAWWQGLDPEPPEGFTVETGTRTFILAEIEIRRAWQGRGVGRRVHDELLAGRLEERATLATNPDASRSHAIYEAWGWRRIGRIPGKPGDYFGAYELFLRPLSNDASR; from the coding sequence ATGACCTCAGACCCGGACACCATCAAGTTGACCCATCACAGCAGCTCGGCGACCAGACCCATGCTGGATACGCTCTGCCTGGTCTACGCCGACGCCTACGAAGTCGAGCCGACCCAAGAAAAGACGGGCGCCTTCCGGGCCCGGACGGAGCGGGGCCTGGAGCGCGCAGGCTTCGAGTTGGTCATGGCGGCGGTCGGCGAGGAGTTGGTCGGGTTCGCTTTCGGTTATCCGATCCCAGAAGGCAACACGGCGTGGTGGCAGGGCCTGGATCCGGAGCCGCCGGAAGGCTTCACCGTCGAGACCGGGACTCGTACGTTCATCCTGGCCGAGATCGAGATCCGTCGTGCGTGGCAGGGCCGAGGCGTCGGTCGGCGGGTCCATGACGAGCTTCTCGCCGGCCGTCTCGAGGAGCGGGCGACCCTGGCCACGAACCCGGATGCGTCCAGGTCCCATGCGATCTACGAGGCGTGGGGATGGCGGAGGATCGGCCGGATCCCTGGCAAGCCCGGTGACTACTTCGGTGCCTACGAGTTGTTCCTACGTCCTTTGAGCAACGACGCGTCGCGGTAG
- a CDS encoding alpha/beta hydrolase: MGRRVHSSVAVAVAATSVVSVIAAVPARPVQAATLTWGACPTGVSTELQCANLTLPLNYRDPAGGTVTIKISRLASADPTKRRGVLLVNPGGPGNSGLGQPITIKNRPAPRSLLEAYDIIGFDPRGVGWSSPVRCGLQNINSTVAPYALTTQDVVTQSGVADAMADTCAGSAVSPLLPHITTANTARDMDQIRAALGETRISYYGVSYGSALGAAYASMFPGRTDRILLDSIVGDTYMGRDAWRSFGQGVEDRFPDFARHAAANHATYSIGSTPEQVRANFFTLARRLDVSPLGDVNGIVFRRRMFSALYRDSAFPGFARLWQTLANGQVPAPTTPTTADNYVSAQLAITCGDSAWPRDVATYQADVEEDRIDFPLFGPAAANIYPCAHWSVPPVELPAQVTATGPVNIMLLQNARDPATPLNNALKLRRKFGARARLITADQGGHGVFHFTNNACANDHGLGFLVNGTLPDSDRLCPAE, from the coding sequence ATGGGACGACGTGTCCATTCCTCCGTGGCCGTCGCCGTCGCGGCGACATCGGTGGTGTCCGTCATCGCCGCCGTTCCGGCCCGGCCGGTCCAAGCCGCAACACTCACCTGGGGCGCGTGCCCCACGGGGGTCAGCACCGAACTGCAATGCGCGAACCTCACCCTGCCGCTGAACTATCGCGATCCCGCCGGCGGAACCGTCACCATCAAGATCTCCCGATTGGCGAGCGCCGACCCGACGAAGCGTCGTGGGGTCCTGCTGGTCAACCCGGGCGGTCCCGGCAACTCGGGTCTCGGTCAACCGATCACCATCAAGAACCGCCCAGCCCCTCGATCACTGCTCGAGGCCTACGACATCATCGGCTTCGACCCGCGGGGAGTCGGCTGGTCGTCCCCGGTGCGGTGCGGATTGCAGAACATCAACAGCACCGTCGCGCCGTACGCGCTCACCACACAGGACGTGGTGACCCAGTCCGGTGTGGCGGATGCCATGGCCGACACGTGCGCCGGCTCCGCGGTCTCCCCCCTCCTGCCGCACATCACCACGGCGAACACCGCCCGGGACATGGACCAGATCCGCGCGGCGCTCGGCGAGACGCGGATCTCGTACTACGGCGTGTCGTACGGGTCGGCGCTCGGCGCGGCGTACGCGTCGATGTTCCCCGGACGCACCGACAGGATCCTGCTGGACAGCATCGTCGGCGACACCTACATGGGACGCGACGCCTGGCGCAGCTTCGGTCAAGGGGTGGAGGACCGCTTCCCCGACTTCGCTCGCCACGCCGCGGCCAACCACGCCACCTACAGTATCGGCAGCACCCCCGAGCAGGTCCGGGCGAACTTCTTCACCCTCGCCCGGCGCCTGGACGTGAGCCCGCTCGGTGATGTCAACGGCATCGTCTTCCGACGTCGCATGTTCAGCGCGCTCTACCGCGATTCCGCCTTCCCGGGGTTCGCGCGCCTGTGGCAGACCTTGGCGAACGGTCAGGTGCCCGCGCCGACGACGCCCACCACCGCCGACAACTACGTCTCGGCCCAACTCGCGATCACCTGTGGGGACTCGGCCTGGCCCCGCGACGTCGCGACCTATCAGGCCGACGTGGAGGAGGATCGGATCGACTTCCCGCTGTTCGGGCCCGCCGCCGCCAACATCTATCCGTGCGCCCACTGGTCCGTTCCGCCGGTCGAACTCCCGGCTCAGGTGACGGCCACGGGTCCCGTCAACATCATGCTGCTGCAGAACGCCCGTGACCCCGCCACTCCCCTGAACAACGCCCTGAAGCTGCGCCGCAAGTTCGGCGCGAGGGCCCGACTGATCACCGCCGACCAGGGAGGCCACGGGGTCTTCCACTTCACCAACAATGCCTGCGCCAACGATCACGGCCTCGGCTTCCTCGTGAACGGGACCCTGCCCGACTCCGACCGTCTCTGCCCGGCCGAATAG
- a CDS encoding SAM-dependent methyltransferase, with protein MPNHVDDASGSGRVATDAPAPGEDEATSSPDPPPDPFLKDDCLDTTRPNRARVWDHWSGGKDTYPVDRDAGDAFLAAYPQIGDIARVSRAFRCRVVRFLAAECGVRQFVDIDPGLPLGDHTQEVAQRVEPSCRTVYADGDALVMAHARALLTSDPGGVCGYVHADITRPDLILAGAAEPLDLDQPVAVLLINVLGHVPDFGQALAAIRHLTKALAPGSFLAVSDLTDTSPELVEATGRLNEQTTTPYTLRSPDQIAGLLEGLEPVEPGMVTTSRWRPEPGPWDPPDPVDAWCGLGRTHGGAAHDSSAI; from the coding sequence ATGCCAAACCACGTCGATGACGCCAGCGGCTCCGGTCGTGTCGCCACCGACGCCCCTGCTCCCGGCGAGGACGAGGCCACGTCCTCGCCGGATCCGCCACCCGATCCGTTTCTCAAGGACGACTGCCTCGATACGACCAGGCCGAATCGGGCGAGGGTCTGGGACCACTGGTCGGGTGGAAAGGACACCTACCCGGTGGACCGCGACGCCGGCGACGCCTTCCTCGCGGCCTACCCCCAGATCGGCGATATCGCCAGGGTGTCGCGGGCGTTCCGTTGCCGCGTGGTGCGGTTCCTGGCCGCCGAGTGCGGGGTGCGGCAGTTCGTGGACATCGACCCCGGTCTTCCCTTGGGCGATCACACGCAGGAGGTCGCTCAGCGGGTGGAGCCGTCGTGCCGCACCGTGTACGCCGACGGCGACGCTCTGGTGATGGCGCATGCCCGAGCGCTGCTGACCAGCGACCCGGGTGGCGTCTGCGGCTACGTCCACGCCGACATCACCCGGCCCGACCTGATCCTCGCGGGCGCGGCCGAGCCGCTGGACCTGGACCAGCCCGTTGCGGTGCTGCTCATCAACGTTCTGGGCCACGTGCCCGACTTCGGCCAAGCCCTCGCGGCGATTCGGCATCTGACCAAAGCCCTCGCCCCAGGGAGTTTCCTGGCCGTCAGCGACCTGACCGACACCAGCCCCGAGCTCGTGGAGGCCACCGGCCGGCTCAACGAGCAGACGACCACCCCCTACACGCTGCGCAGCCCCGACCAGATCGCCGGCCTGCTCGAGGGCCTGGAACCGGTCGAGCCGGGGATGGTGACCACCTCGCGGTGGCGGCCAGAACCCGGCCCATGGGACCCGCCCGACCCGGTCGACGCCTGGTGCGGGCTCGGGCGTACGCACGGCGGAGCCGCCCACGATTCCTCGGCCATCTGA
- a CDS encoding Mur ligase domain-containing protein yields MTDMRAIRLDQFDERSVPDLTRPHFVGIGGVGMAPLALACILQDSWVSGSDVRHSPTTRALIDGGIPVGIGHRAGNLPPDATCVVVSSALEDDNPEVTAARLRGLPVVHRAQVLHAAASRNGGYVAVTGTHGKSTTTAMLAAMAGEQGSFVIGAQPVGAPVAQVASEPFTVEADESDRSFLFLSPDVAVINSVSDDHPETYPTLDDAIAAHAEFARQTRTPAPTTPA; encoded by the coding sequence ATGACCGACATGCGAGCAATTCGGCTCGACCAGTTCGACGAGAGGTCGGTGCCCGACCTGACCCGCCCGCATTTCGTGGGAATCGGCGGGGTGGGCATGGCGCCGCTGGCGCTGGCGTGCATCCTGCAGGACTCGTGGGTCAGCGGCAGCGACGTGCGGCACTCTCCCACGACCAGGGCGCTGATCGACGGGGGAATTCCGGTCGGCATCGGGCACCGCGCGGGCAACCTGCCGCCGGACGCCACCTGCGTGGTCGTCTCCTCGGCCCTAGAGGACGACAACCCCGAGGTCACCGCCGCCCGGCTGCGGGGGCTCCCGGTCGTGCACCGGGCCCAGGTCCTCCACGCGGCGGCCTCCCGGAACGGGGGGTATGTCGCGGTGACCGGTACGCACGGCAAGTCGACGACCACGGCGATGCTCGCCGCGATGGCCGGCGAACAGGGCTCGTTCGTCATCGGCGCCCAGCCGGTCGGCGCACCCGTGGCTCAGGTCGCCTCCGAGCCGTTCACGGTCGAGGCCGACGAGTCCGACCGCAGCTTCCTGTTCCTGTCCCCGGACGTCGCGGTCATCAACAGCGTCAGCGACGACCACCCCGAGACCTACCCCACCCTCGATGACGCCATCGCCGCGCACGCCGAGTTCGCCCGGCAGACCCGCACGCCGGCGCCGACGACCCCGGCGTGA